DNA sequence from the Glycine soja cultivar W05 chromosome 18, ASM419377v2, whole genome shotgun sequence genome:
TGGGAATGTTACTAACAACCTGCAACTAGAAAATTTGACCAATTTACAGACATTAGTAAATTTTCCTGCCAGCAAATGTGATGTAAAAGATCTATTGAAGCTGAAAAAACTCAGAAAGTTAGTACTGAATGACCCTAgacattttcaaaaatttagtgAAAGTTTCAGTCCCCCTAATAAAAGGTTGGATTGCCTTCTATCCTTGTCTTTAAGGACTGACATGCTTTCCTTCCCTGAAAATGTAGTAGATGTTGAAAAATTGGTGCTGGGCTGTCCTTTCCTCCGAAAATTGCAGGTCGAAGGGCGGATGGAAAGGCTGCCAGCAGCCTCACTGTTTCCTCCACAGCTTTCAAAGTTGACTTTATGGGGCTGTAGACTTGTGGAAGACCCAATGGTAACATTAGAGAAGCTTCCTAACTTGAAGTTTCTAAATGGGTGGGATATGTTTGTTGGAAAGAAAATGGCATGCTCACCAAATGGTTTTCCTCAACTGAAGGTTTTAGTACTTCGCGGCTTGCCTAATTTACATCAGTGGACAATAGAGGATCAAGCCATGCCCAATCTTTACCGATTGAGCATATCTGATTGCAACAATTTAAGGACGGTTCCTGATGGACTAAAATTTATCACTACTCTTCGGGAGCTAGAAATCAGATGGATGCCTAAATCATTCAAGACCAGGCTTGGAACTGCTGGGGAGGATTACCACAAAGTCCAACATGTGCCATCTATTGTATTTTTGAACTAAGGATGTAAGTTGAAAAGATTAAATTTCATGTTGAAGTGACTTTCTTTCTCAAATTTCTTTCTTATTAGATTTCTGTTATGTATGTTCGTCTGTCTTTTATGTAGTTGGATGATCTCATTACTGACAAACAAATAATAAGTAGGGCACTGCTGTTCTCCAATGATTATTGATTATGCTCTTTGAACTTTTAGAGTATTGTTTTCTATTATTCAATGAAAAAGGAATAAGTTATTTGTTATGAGTTGTTTACACAATAATTTCTGCTTACAATTTTTTGTACTTTTGCAGTGAAGCAATATCCTCTCCTCTCGTGCTTCCAGAAGCTAAGGTTCCATGTAAACCCTTAACTTCCAGAAGCATATCCCATCCATTTGGTGGGCCTCTATGTTCGTACTTTGCATTGTGTCTTGATGGATTCAGATACACTTATTTAATATGCTTTTATATTTGCAAGATTGTTTTTAGAATAGATTTTCCGAGTGTAATGCGAAACTAGCTTGTAACTCATATTTAGTGAGAAAACCCCTCTTATTTAAGGAAATAATAAAGATTACCTGATCTTCTATGGATGAATATATAGTGAATCGTGGATATGATAGACATATAATAATGTTTTCATTATTATCTTTATCATTCTCGCGGGGGGAGTGATATCTTGGACTTTTGAACTGCGTGTTGTTCCCTAAAGACTTCTGAGGATCTTTAAGTTTGGTAAGAATTTTGAATaacttagtttatttttataagatatttgaagtatgaaaaataaaagttattagtttttccattgttttctattttattcttattattttattcaaaatcctattttatctttatattaaatttaaaaatgttattttttgtctAGAAAAATCCTCTTATctaatttaacaattttttttatatttatatgatagTTAATTAGACAATTGTtatcattataatattttttaatattagaaaTCTTTTGAATCTATTAACTTTACAATTATTTACTTAATCATATCaacttcataatttttttaaaataatattattaataaagtatttaaatgCTTGTTTCAGAGGAAAGTATTTAaatgctaaaaaaataattttaaacagtataattttgataaatgatttaattcttaaaaaaatgaaaattttgattttaaataatacgagtaaagtaatcaaattaagaaaattattattctattttttaagacgataaattataagaaataaatttaaatattaaaaatattaaatatgtatctttttacgtcatttaatatttatcaattaatttattagttattttatcaaacactttaATCATTACCTATAAGTTTTTAAGTAACTTTTAATTGTTCAGCTCTAGTTTATAACTTATACACTGCTAgcttataaaatagttttacttAATATTGCCTAAAGTAGACATTTCTAATTTGGagagactaatttttttttttaagtttagaggacaaaaaaattgattataaattgagaaataaaaaacatatttaagtgaataatttttcttatagtaaATTTTTCGTTTCATGTAACTAACCTGTGCTTTGTTTGGTTGTGAGGAAAAAATAgagtagataaaaataaaataaaaatgattagaaaaataaaaatagagtggaaataaaattgaatgttgagttGCTGGCTTCAAGAGAAATTGAGTGAAAACTAAGTAGTAAAGTTGTTTGATTTGAATGAAATGAGaggaaaaattgaataaaataaaaaatactattataccCTCAATTTGTGTGTGCTTCTAAACGTGAATAATAGATTGAAAATGACGCATAATTGGTTCAATTGTAAGATTTAcattacaattaattaattttggttgAAGGCTCTTGATTTTGCAGCACAGTTTCTTGTAGGGAGGTAAGTATTATAGGCTTCTGATTTTGGGGTTCACCTGTGAGATAACATGAGATCTCATGTTATCcaatctcatatatatatatatatatatatatatatatgctcaaATATCTGGTAACCGTCATAAAATTGTGTCTTCCTGATTAAAACACGAACAAAACAATTCACTTGTCTCCTAATAAAACTTaatccaaattaaaatttgaaaagagataaaattattcttacaCATTTGTATGATCCCTCCTAGATCAGTATTACTAAAAGTGTTCAACAAAATAGCATTAACAGAAATTATGTATTACTAGCTAGTAATTCTTATTCATTTGTTGGGAAGAGTAGATAAATGGAATGTATTAATATAATTGTTAAGCAAATAATACACCGTCTTGGAAAAAAGTACGTAAAAGTACATAGGCCCCTCCCAAAAACACTAGTACATCAATAATAGTACTCCAATCAGTTTTGTCTCCCGACCCGTGGCTAACAAAGCACGTACATCCAAGTGGCCTTAATAACTTTCTTTGAATCACCAAGTGGACAATTTGTATTGTGGAGTTGTTAGGTTAGTGCCACACTTATTATTACTTACtctatttttatcttaactTAGAAGTGTTTGACCAACTTATTATTACTTActctatttttatcttaaacatttttataaaattatatatttagacTCTTGTAACATTtcagtatttattttattcaagtttatcctttaatattaaattatttattttaattattacattacTTAAACTTCTAATTTGTAATATAACttctaacaaaataacaagttttccaaatgaatcaccaAGTGGACAATTTGTATTGTGGAGTTGCTAGGTTAGTGCCACACATGTCATGGGTATGATGCACTGGTGATCGTGCAATATGTGTGGGAAGGGACATGTTATTGTTTTTCGAGGGAAGCACCGACATGTTCTTCTTCTCAGTTTTTACATACGTACTCTATTTGATGATCTACATTAATTGGCACTTCTTTTGCTGTGCTGTGCTTTGTAGAgaatctttatatataaaattagttgCCTCCTATTAAATTTGCAATCACTCTAATGTCCGCCGGGGGGCGGAGCATAGCATAGTTATGGCAGAGGGAGGCGTGCCCCCCaaactttatgaaaaaaaatgtaatttgaataatataactaaatacttaaaatacattattatcaagactattatatttaattaatacactagacttttaattattttgactcCTCCAAGTATTGTTTTCAAGCTTCGCCATTGTCCGCACCACTCCAATGTATTAATGGGATTTTAAATgctattatttatttcatatgtaTATGGTAATTCTAATGAATTTAATGTGCCTATGTATGCtactgtttttatttaattatttttcgtaTATATGTCTTCAATTATAAATAGTCGTTGTATTTAGGAACGTTATACGTTGTATTTAGGAACGTTATAAATAGTCATATGTATATGGTAGATTTATAGTAGTATTAGAATTCCTAAGTGGCCAGTTTAGGGTGTTAGTGAAACTTTTTTATAAAGGGCAGCAGCAAATTCTGAAACAAcacaaaacacaacaaaaatttaCAAGCAACTATGGCTTCAAGCAATGGCCGAAAAGCAACTGAGATCTTCCAAGGACAAGCTATCTTATACAGATGCATGTTTGCCTTCCTAGATTCCATGTGTCTCAAATCGATTATTGAGCTTGGCATACCAGACATAATCCACAAGCATGGCCAACCCATTACTCTTTCTGAGTTGGTGTCAATTCTGAATGTTCCACCAGCTAGAGTTGGTCACGTGCAAAGTCTCATGCGCTACCTTGCACACCATGGATTCTTTGAAAGACTAAGAATCCATCTTGAAAAAGAATCTTATGCTCTCACTGCTGCTTCAGAGCTACTTGTCAAAAGCAGTGAGCTTTGTTTAACTCCAATGGTTGAGAAAGTGCTTGACCCAACTCTCTCAGCTTCATTCCATCAAATGAAGAAGTGGGTTTATGAGGAAGATCTCTCAGTGTTTGATATCTCCTTAGGCTGTAGTTTGTGGGATTTTCTTAACAAAAACCCTTCATACAATGAGTTATTCAATGAGGCAATGACTAGAGATTCTCAAGTGAGTAACTTGGCATTGAGAGATTGCAAGTTGGTGTTTGAGGGACTGGAATCCATTGTGGACGTTGGTGGTGGAACTGGAGCCACTGCCAAGATGATCTGTGAGGCATTTCCTGACTTGAAATGCGTTGTTCTTGACCGTCCTCGGGTTGTGGAGAACTTGTCAGGAAACAACAATTTGACATATGTTGCTGGGGACATGTTCAAAACTATTCCTAAGGCTGATGCTGTTCTGCTTAAGGTATGTATATGTAAACAATGATCCAGAGGACttgttaattaactttttttttttattggcataCGTTGGTTTGCTAGAATGTTAATTTTTGATAGTTGAGAAGATCGAACCCGCGACTTTTCTCCTCTTTTCTTCTCCCTTAACCAACCAACTCATCttaagttttataaatttgtttatctCATACCATATATATAGTTCACTTCTCACATAAAGTTATGGACACCATTCTAAACTTGTTCTATCTGTTATTCTTGTAGTGGATTCTTCATGATTGGGCTGATAAAGATTGCAGAAAGATATTAGAGAATTGTAAAGAAGCTATTTCTTCAAATAATggcaaaagaggaaaaataattgTCATAGATATGGTCATTAACGAAAAACAAGATGAGCAAAAAATTACTGAACTAAAGCTCCTTTGGGATGTAAGCATGGCATGTGCATTCaatggaaaagagagaaatgaagaagaatggAACAAACTCTTCATGGAAGCAGGGCTCCAAGACTACAAAATATCTCCCTTGACCGGGTATTTGTCTCTTATTGAGATCTATCCTTAGACAATTATGtgttgatttatttaattattagtttcatGTTATGAACTGAATGATGTTGTAGTAATATGTATTTGATATTAGTTTTAAAACTTATGAATATGGAAGAACTAGTGTGGAGCAAAGGCATAGGATAATAAAATCTGTTGGGgtttctctctctgtctctttgCCTCACTCTCACTCCAAAAATTCACCAATGCTTTTGCAGCAATACTCAGGGTTTTGTGAATCAATGGATTCAGATTGACGACCTACAGAGATTATTCTACTTCTTTCTTTAAC
Encoded proteins:
- the LOC114395435 gene encoding isoflavone 7-O-methyltransferase-like: MASSNGRKATEIFQGQAILYRCMFAFLDSMCLKSIIELGIPDIIHKHGQPITLSELVSILNVPPARVGHVQSLMRYLAHHGFFERLRIHLEKESYALTAASELLVKSSELCLTPMVEKVLDPTLSASFHQMKKWVYEEDLSVFDISLGCSLWDFLNKNPSYNELFNEAMTRDSQVSNLALRDCKLVFEGLESIVDVGGGTGATAKMICEAFPDLKCVVLDRPRVVENLSGNNNLTYVAGDMFKTIPKADAVLLKWILHDWADKDCRKILENCKEAISSNNGKRGKIIVIDMVINEKQDEQKITELKLLWDVSMACAFNGKERNEEEWNKLFMEAGLQDYKISPLTGQSRFLLPPAIEAQAQVASPLRPCLVVPFPAYANTSQ